The genomic segment CAAAAGGGATACACAACTGTGAGACCAGTATtaacaaaaccagacaaggacacaacaaaaaagaaaactacaggtcagtATCCTTgataaacaaaaatgcaaaacccCTCAATgtaatactagcaaaccaaatctaacaACACATCAGAAAGAGTAAATATCATGATCAAGTGAAatttatcccagggatacaaggatggttcaacatatgcaaatcattaTGTGATGCATCACGttaacagaaagaacaaaacccATATGATTACTTCAATAGCTGcacaaaaatatttgacaaaattcaacattcctggCATGGCAGAGGCCGCCGCCGCCTGGAGCCTTGTAGTATCAGCCATGGTCAACCCCACCGTGTTCTTCGACATTGCCGTTGACGGCGAGCTCTTGGGCCGCGTCACCTTCGAGCTGTTTGCAGACAAGAttccaaagacagcagaaaactttcatgctctgagcactggagagaaaggatttggTTATAAGGGTTcctgctttcacagaattattccaGGGTTTATGTGTCAGGGTGGTGACTTCACATGCCATAATGGCACTGGTGGCAAGTCCATCTATGGGGAGAAATTTGATGATAACTTCATCCTAAAGCATACAGGTCCTGGCATCTTGTCCATGGCAAATGCTGGATCCAACACAAACGGTTCCCAGTTTTTCATCTGCACTGTCAAGACTGAGTGGTTGGATGGCAAGCCTGTGGTCTTTGGCAAGGTGAAAGAAGGCATGAATATTGTGGAGGCCATGGAGCACTTTGGGTCCAGGAATGGCAAGACCAGCAAGAAGATCACCATTGCCGACTGTGGACAACTTTAATAAGTTTGACTTGTGTTTTCTCTTAACCACCAGACCAATCCTTCTGTAGCTCACGAGAGCACCCCTCCACACTGTTTGCTTACAGTATCCTAAAATCTGTGCTCTTGCCGCAGTTTCCTTTGAGTTCCGTGTTTTCCTTGTTCTCTTCCATGCCTAGCTGGATTGCAGAGTTGAGTTAagtttatgattatgaaataaagacaaaataacaaaaaaaattcaacgttccttcatgataaaaactctcaacaaattaggtatagaagaaacatacctcaataCAGTAAGGGCCATaaataacaaacccacagctaacatcacattgaatggggaaaaacttgaaagcttttcctctaagaactggaactacacaaggatgctcactttcaccacttttattcaacacagtactagaaattctagctagagcaattaaacaagagaaagaaataaatggcatccaaattgaaaaagaagtcagattatccctgtttgcagataatatgattgtatatataaaaatatctaaagacttcattaaaaaaacttccaaactgataaatgaattcagcaaatttGCAGGATTTGCTGCACAGTGCTATTAGTGTAGCACTTCTGTACACTAATAATaaactagctgaaaaagaaatcaagaaggcaattcCCTTTACAATAGctgccaaaaatattaaaatgcctaggaataaatttaaccaaggaggcaaaagatctttacaataaaatctataaaatgctgattaaagaaattgatgaagacacaagtaaatggaaagacatcccctGTTCGTAGactgaaagaatgaatattgtcAAAGTGACCCTACTACCCAGAACAATCTACAGATctaatgcaatctctatcaaaatacaaattatattcttcgaagaagtagaaaaaaagttctgaaatttgtgtggaaccacaaaagactcacaatagccaaaacaatacTGACCAAAAAGAactaagctggaggcatcaagctacctgattcaaaacatattacaaaccagtagtaacccaaacagcattgCACTGGTATAAAATCActcacatagaccaatggagcaaaatagagaacaaagaaataaatccagatatttacagccaactgatttttgacaaaggtgccaagaacacacacacTGGGGAAAGCACATCCTCTTTAATGAATGGTgctaagaaaacagaatattcatatgaagaagaatgaaactagatccctatttctcaccatatacataaatcaactcaaaatagattaaagacttaaatgtaaaactcaaaactgtaaaactactagaagataACACAGAGGAAACACTCGATTTGGGCAAAGGTTTTATGGATAAGATTTCAAAAGCATAGtccacaaatgcaaaaatatacaaatgggattACGTATATCAAACTGaaaaacttctgcatagcaaaggaaacaactaaCAGTGTGAAGAGataacctgcagaatgggagaagatatttgcaaactattcaccTGAAAAGAGATATTCAGAATATACTAGAAACTCAAAAGCAGTAAAagatctgatttaaaaaatgggcaagcaatctgaatagacattttttaaaagaagacacacaaatagcCACcaagtatgtaaaaaaaaaagctcaacattagtaatcattagggaactgcaaatcaaaccacaatacACTATCATATCACCCTAATTAGAAtagctgttatcaaaaagacacaagATGCTTGTGATAactcagagaaatggaaacacatacactgttggtggcactgtaaattagtacagccattatggaaaacagtgtagagtttcctcaaaaaactcaAAGTAGAACtatactatatgatccagcattcCCACTACTGcatatttattcaaaggaaaagattattgcagcactattgtAGCTAAGCTACGGAATCAATGTGTTTATCAGCGGATGAacggataaggaaaatgtgatgtGTGTACACAACAAAATACTGTTCACCCACAAACAAGAATGGAATTCTATCATTTTTGGCAACCGAGTGAGACTAGAGgacataatgttaagtgaaataagttaggcacagaaagataaacacagCATGCTCTCAcacatatgtgggagctaaaaatgttcAGCTCATAGGAGTATAGAGTGGAATTGTGATTACTAGAAGGTAGGCACAGGGGGAGACAGAAAGTTTGGTTAAGGgttacaaaattacagctagctagaaggaataagttccagTGTTCTACAGCACTGTGGGGTGACTGACCATAGTtagcaataatttatttcatattttcacatAGCgggaagagaggattttgaatgttcccaacacaaagaaatgataaatgtttgaggtgatggatatgtgagttaccatgatttgatcattacacattgtatatgtgtatcaaaatatcactctgtatcccataaatatgtataattattaaatGTCAGTTAGAAAATTGTAAGAGAATTCAAAGTGATAAAACAGATTGTACTATagtttggcatttttttctttcatagtagTACACAGAATAATGATATATATGATCAATGCTATGTTAGTTTTGGTGAAATATCAATTATTAATAATTGAATATAGAAAGACGGTgatctgggctgggtgtggtggctcatgcctgtaatcctagcactttgggaggccgaggtaggtggatcacgaggtcaggagttccaaaccagcctggccaacatgatgaaaccccatctctactaaaaatacaaaaaattagctgggtgtaggggcaggtgcctataatctcagctactcaggtggctgaggcaggagaattacttgaacctgggaggtggaagttgcagtgagccaagtttgtgccactgcactccagcccagccacggtgtgaaactccgtctcaaaacaaaacaaaacaaaacaaaaagaaagaaagactgtgatttgcacatgtaccccagaactgaaagacaaaagagagaaagaaagaaagaaagaaagaaagaaagaaagaaagaaagacagactttGCTTATGTTCTTaaagcttgttttgtttttgatagaaTAAACTCTCATGAACTAAGAAGAAAAGTTTACATGGTTAAAGGGTTTGGCAACATACTGTCTATGTTCAAGACTCTATTCAAGGAACATCAATGTTTGCTTCCTCTAACAGTGCATGGAGAGCCTGTGTTCTCTCTTTAGCTTCACAAGATATTGAAGATCTTTTCTCCCTTAGCCAATTTATTAGTTGaagaaattacatttaatttttgttttagtttataaCAAAACCTAAAAGATGAAGTTAAACAtcttatttgtattgtttattcTCTGACTGTTTATGTCCTTGGCCCATTATAAAATCAAATAACTCTTTTATCAGTTTATAAGTACTATATGTATATTAGGGATAGTAACTTTTGTCATATAAATGTtgcaatttttgtcatttttaaaaaactttgttaTGACTATCTACAGAGAAATACTaaattccgtgtgtgtgtgtctcaattTGGTGGCAGAATGCTCATTattaattgctttttattatCACTAGCAGTAATCCTCTAGAAAACCATAAAAGAacatgaacttcttcacagacaTGAAAGTAAAAGAGGAGCTGGGAGATTGTGATCTACTTAGCGGTAACTTAGGCAGAGGAAAACATGGATACGGCTGTCAATGATAACACTGGAAACAGAAGTATAGAAACCCGTGAAAGAAGAGGGGGGAATAACTGAGGATGTGACTGGAAAGAGTCATCTCTGAAGTTTTACACTGATGAGAAATTCTCATTCTTTAGAATGCCCCATACTTCATCTCCATTCATTCCCCAGATGTCACCTTCTTAAAGATTCCGCAATGGACCAGAGGAACTTCCATAAATAATTTGGAACGGGGGAATCTCCAGTTCTGATATTATGTACCCAGTAAAGGGAGATGTATTCtttgaatttgaaatgaagaataaatcCTCCTATAGGCACGTTATTGATGGTGATTGGGTTGATTATGTAGACTCTTGCTGTGCATAAAGACAAGTATACAGGCAATTACAAGTTACTCTCCATTGTCTGGCATTTGAATGCCCTTCCAGTTTTGGAGAAATTCCTAGAAAATTCGAGAAAGAGCCCTGTATCATACTATGGCATATGttttcctcctccaccttcttctttcttctctttcttcttcttctccttccccttctccttctccttctccttctccttcttctttcttcttctccttctccttctttctccttcttctgctt from the Saimiri boliviensis isolate mSaiBol1 chromosome 4, mSaiBol1.pri, whole genome shotgun sequence genome contains:
- the LOC101052883 gene encoding peptidyl-prolyl cis-trans isomerase A-like, giving the protein MVNPTVFFDIAVDGELLGRVTFELFADKIPKTAENFHALSTGEKGFGYKGSCFHRIIPGFMCQGGDFTCHNGTGGKSIYGEKFDDNFILKHTGPGILSMANAGSNTNGSQFFICTVKTEWLDGKPVVFGKVKEGMNIVEAMEHFGSRNGKTSKKITIADCGQL